One Leisingera sp. M658 genomic window carries:
- a CDS encoding DUF1326 domain-containing protein, translating into MTDWAIHGQEIGNCNCNPGCPCQFSQLPTDGTCEAMLTYRIDKGHYGSVQLDGLYAAVIYKWPGAVHEGNGQMQMIIDERATADQRAALEAIMTGEDTDEFATMFYVFSLTSPTKHETLHAAISLDYDRETGTGSAKVGDYAETNVQPIANIVSGDPHFISIALPKGFEFTEAAMACGSTVTRNAAISLDKNSGTHAHIAELHLTGRGVERAA; encoded by the coding sequence ATGACAGATTGGGCCATTCACGGACAGGAAATCGGCAACTGCAATTGCAATCCGGGGTGCCCGTGCCAGTTCTCACAGCTGCCCACGGACGGCACCTGCGAAGCCATGCTGACCTACCGTATCGACAAGGGGCATTATGGCAGCGTCCAGCTGGACGGGCTTTATGCGGCGGTGATCTATAAGTGGCCCGGTGCCGTGCACGAGGGCAACGGCCAGATGCAGATGATCATCGACGAACGCGCCACCGCGGATCAGCGGGCCGCGCTAGAGGCGATCATGACAGGCGAAGACACCGATGAATTCGCCACCATGTTCTATGTGTTCAGCCTGACAAGCCCGACCAAGCACGAAACGCTGCATGCCGCGATCTCGTTGGACTACGATCGCGAAACCGGCACCGGGTCAGCCAAGGTTGGCGATTACGCCGAAACCAATGTGCAGCCGATCGCCAATATCGTTTCCGGGGATCCGCATTTCATCAGCATCGCGCTGCCGAAAGGCTTCGAATTCACCGAGGCCGCCATGGCCTGCGGTTCGACCGTGACACGCAATGCAGCGATCAGCCTGGACAAGAACAGCGGAACCCACGCCCATATCGCCGAATTGCATCTGACCGGCAGAGGCGTTGAGCGCGCGGCCTGA
- a CDS encoding DUF2182 domain-containing protein, translating into MAPVLRIKGTAERLARHDQAVVLGAVAMIVLLSVLYTVFGVGMTMTAVEMTRMAGPIGAPMQMDANNAWTPAYAGLTFLMWWIMMVAMMTPSAAPVLLLYTAIKRAGSRPQQAPLLSLAFLGGYLLAWAVFSIIATSLQWWLESWGLSDGPMMSLSSRALGGALLLAAGAYQFTPYKHACLFHCRMPVQFLTAHNRTGLDGAVLMGAHHGVFCLGCCWALMLLLFAGGIMNLYWIAGLALYVLAEKHVRNPRLFASSTGGLLLLAGVYVLATAF; encoded by the coding sequence ATGGCACCGGTGCTGCGCATAAAGGGAACAGCGGAACGGTTAGCGCGCCACGATCAGGCAGTGGTGCTGGGCGCCGTGGCCATGATCGTGCTGCTTAGCGTGCTTTACACTGTTTTCGGCGTTGGCATGACCATGACCGCAGTAGAAATGACACGGATGGCCGGACCGATTGGCGCACCGATGCAGATGGACGCGAACAATGCCTGGACGCCTGCCTATGCCGGGCTGACCTTCCTGATGTGGTGGATCATGATGGTCGCCATGATGACCCCCAGTGCCGCGCCTGTGCTGCTGCTTTACACGGCCATCAAAAGAGCCGGCTCCAGACCGCAGCAGGCACCGCTGCTGAGTTTGGCGTTTCTTGGCGGTTATCTGCTGGCTTGGGCCGTTTTTTCAATTATCGCCACCAGCTTGCAATGGTGGCTGGAATCGTGGGGCCTCTCTGATGGTCCCATGATGTCGCTCAGCAGCCGCGCGCTTGGCGGTGCGTTGTTGCTGGCGGCGGGCGCCTATCAGTTTACCCCCTACAAGCACGCCTGCCTATTTCATTGCCGGATGCCGGTACAATTTCTGACCGCGCATAACCGCACAGGTTTGGATGGTGCTGTACTGATGGGCGCCCATCACGGCGTTTTTTGCCTCGGCTGCTGCTGGGCGTTGATGCTGCTGCTGTTTGCCGGCGGCATCATGAACCTCTACTGGATTGCTGGGCTCGCGCTTTATGTGCTGGCGGAAAAGCATGTCCGCAACCCGCGCCTGTTTGCCAGCTCCACTGGCGGGCTCCTACTGCTTGCCGGCGTCTATGTCCTTGCCACCGCATTCTAA